One segment of Prionailurus bengalensis isolate Pbe53 chromosome E3, Fcat_Pben_1.1_paternal_pri, whole genome shotgun sequence DNA contains the following:
- the FUS gene encoding RNA-binding protein FUS isoform X2: protein MASNDYTQQATQSYGAYPTQPGQGYSQQSNQPYGQQSYGGYGQSDTSGYGQSSYGSSYGQTQNSYGTQSAPQGYGSTGGYGSSQSSQSSYGQQSSYPGYGQQPAPSSTSGSYGGSSQSGSYGQPQSGGYGQQSGYGGQQQGYGQQQSSYNPPQGYGQQNQYNSSTGGGGGGGGGGNYGQDQSSMSGGGGGYGGQDQSGGGGGYGGGQQDRGGRGRGGGGGYNRSSGGYEPRGRGGGRGGRGGMGGSDRGGFNKFGGPRDQGSRHDSEQDNSDNNTIFVQGLGENVTIESVADYFKQIGIIKTNKKTGQPMINLYTDRETGKLKGEATVSFDDPPSAKAAIDWFDGKEFSGNPIKVSFATRRADFNRGGGNGRGGRGRGGPMGRGGYGGGGSGGGGRGGFPSGGGGGGGQQRAGDWKCPNPICENMNFSWRNECNQCKAPKPDGPGGGPGGSHMGGNYGDDRRGGRGGYDRGGYRGRGGDRGGFRGGRGGGDRGGFGPGKMDSRGEHRQDRRERPY from the exons ATGGCCTCAAACG acTATACCCAACAAGCAACCCAAAG ctaTGGGGCGTACCCCACCCAGCCTGGGCAGGGCTATTCCCAGCAGAGCAATCAGCCCTATGGACAGCAGAGTTACGGTGGTTATGGCCAGTCAGACACTTCAGGCTATGGCCAGAGCAGCTATGGTTCTTCTTATGGACAGACCCAGAACA GCTATGGCACTCAGTCAGCTCCCCAAGGATATGGCTCAACTGGTGGCTATGGCAGTAGCCAGAGTTCTCAGTCATCTTATGGGCAACAGTCCTCTTATCCTGGCTATGGCCAGCAGCCAGCTCCTAGCAGCACCTCGGGAAG ttACGGTGGTAGTTCTCAGAGCGGCAGCTATGGGCAGCCCCAAAGTGGGGGCTATGGCCAGCAGTCTGGCTATGGTGGACAGCAGCAAGGCTATGGACAGCAGCAAAGCTCCTATAATCCCCCTCAAGGCTATGGACAGCAGAACCAGTACAACAGTAGCactggaggtggtggtggagggggtggtggaG GTAACTATGGCCAAGATCAGTCCTCCATGAGTGGAGGTGGCGGCGGTTATGGCGGTCAGGACCAgagtggtggtggcggtggctaCGGGGGAGGCCAGCAGGACCGTGGGGGCCGCGGCCGGGGCGGTGGCGGTGGTTACAACCGCAGCAGTGGTGGCTATGAACCCAGAGGTCGTGGAGGTGGCCGTGGAGGCAGAGGCGGCATGGG CGGAAGTGACCGTGGTGGCTTCAATAAATTTGGTG GCCCTCGGGACCAAGGATCACGTCATGACTCTG AACAGGATAATTCAGACAACAACACCATCTTCGTGCAAGGCTTGGGCGAAAATGTTACAATTGAGTCTGTGGCTGATTACTTCAAGCAGATTGGTATTATTAAG acaaataagaaaacaggacAGCCCATGATTAATCTGTACACAGACAGAGAAACAGGCAAGCTGAAGGGAGAGGCAACGGTATCATTTGATGACCCACCTTCTGCTAAAGCAGCTATTGACTGGTTTGATG GTAAAGAATTCTCCGGGAATCCCATTAAGGTATCATTTGCTACTCGGCGAGCAGACTTCAATCGGGGTGGTGGCAATGGTCGTGGAGGCCGAGGGCGAGGAG GACCCATGGGCCGTGGAGGCTATGgaggtggtggtagtggtggcgGTGGCCGGGGAGGATTCCCcagtggaggtggtggtggcggtggacAGCAGCGAGCTGGTGACTGGAAGTGTCCTAATCC TATATGTGAGAACATGAACTTCTCTTGGAGGAATGAATGCAACCAGTGTAAGGCCCCTAAACCAGATGGCCCAGGAGGAGGACCAGGAGGCTCTCATATGG GGGGTAACTATGGAGACGATCGTCGTGGTGGCAGAGGAGGCTATGATCGGGGCGGCTACCGAGGCCGAGGCGGGGACCGTGGGGGCTTCCGAGGGGGCCggggtggtggggacagaggTGGCTTTGGCCCTGGCAAGATGGACTCCAG GGGTGAGCACAGACAGGATCGCAGGGAGAGGCCGTATTAG
- the FUS gene encoding RNA-binding protein FUS isoform X1 produces the protein MASNDYTQQATQSYGAYPTQPGQGYSQQSNQPYGQQSYGGYGQSDTSGYGQSSYGSSYGQTQNTGYGTQSAPQGYGSTGGYGSSQSSQSSYGQQSSYPGYGQQPAPSSTSGSYGGSSQSGSYGQPQSGGYGQQSGYGGQQQGYGQQQSSYNPPQGYGQQNQYNSSTGGGGGGGGGGNYGQDQSSMSGGGGGYGGQDQSGGGGGYGGGQQDRGGRGRGGGGGYNRSSGGYEPRGRGGGRGGRGGMGGSDRGGFNKFGGPRDQGSRHDSEQDNSDNNTIFVQGLGENVTIESVADYFKQIGIIKTNKKTGQPMINLYTDRETGKLKGEATVSFDDPPSAKAAIDWFDGKEFSGNPIKVSFATRRADFNRGGGNGRGGRGRGGPMGRGGYGGGGSGGGGRGGFPSGGGGGGGQQRAGDWKCPNPICENMNFSWRNECNQCKAPKPDGPGGGPGGSHMGGNYGDDRRGGRGGYDRGGYRGRGGDRGGFRGGRGGGDRGGFGPGKMDSRGEHRQDRRERPY, from the exons ATGGCCTCAAACG acTATACCCAACAAGCAACCCAAAG ctaTGGGGCGTACCCCACCCAGCCTGGGCAGGGCTATTCCCAGCAGAGCAATCAGCCCTATGGACAGCAGAGTTACGGTGGTTATGGCCAGTCAGACACTTCAGGCTATGGCCAGAGCAGCTATGGTTCTTCTTATGGACAGACCCAGAACA CAGGCTATGGCACTCAGTCAGCTCCCCAAGGATATGGCTCAACTGGTGGCTATGGCAGTAGCCAGAGTTCTCAGTCATCTTATGGGCAACAGTCCTCTTATCCTGGCTATGGCCAGCAGCCAGCTCCTAGCAGCACCTCGGGAAG ttACGGTGGTAGTTCTCAGAGCGGCAGCTATGGGCAGCCCCAAAGTGGGGGCTATGGCCAGCAGTCTGGCTATGGTGGACAGCAGCAAGGCTATGGACAGCAGCAAAGCTCCTATAATCCCCCTCAAGGCTATGGACAGCAGAACCAGTACAACAGTAGCactggaggtggtggtggagggggtggtggaG GTAACTATGGCCAAGATCAGTCCTCCATGAGTGGAGGTGGCGGCGGTTATGGCGGTCAGGACCAgagtggtggtggcggtggctaCGGGGGAGGCCAGCAGGACCGTGGGGGCCGCGGCCGGGGCGGTGGCGGTGGTTACAACCGCAGCAGTGGTGGCTATGAACCCAGAGGTCGTGGAGGTGGCCGTGGAGGCAGAGGCGGCATGGG CGGAAGTGACCGTGGTGGCTTCAATAAATTTGGTG GCCCTCGGGACCAAGGATCACGTCATGACTCTG AACAGGATAATTCAGACAACAACACCATCTTCGTGCAAGGCTTGGGCGAAAATGTTACAATTGAGTCTGTGGCTGATTACTTCAAGCAGATTGGTATTATTAAG acaaataagaaaacaggacAGCCCATGATTAATCTGTACACAGACAGAGAAACAGGCAAGCTGAAGGGAGAGGCAACGGTATCATTTGATGACCCACCTTCTGCTAAAGCAGCTATTGACTGGTTTGATG GTAAAGAATTCTCCGGGAATCCCATTAAGGTATCATTTGCTACTCGGCGAGCAGACTTCAATCGGGGTGGTGGCAATGGTCGTGGAGGCCGAGGGCGAGGAG GACCCATGGGCCGTGGAGGCTATGgaggtggtggtagtggtggcgGTGGCCGGGGAGGATTCCCcagtggaggtggtggtggcggtggacAGCAGCGAGCTGGTGACTGGAAGTGTCCTAATCC TATATGTGAGAACATGAACTTCTCTTGGAGGAATGAATGCAACCAGTGTAAGGCCCCTAAACCAGATGGCCCAGGAGGAGGACCAGGAGGCTCTCATATGG GGGGTAACTATGGAGACGATCGTCGTGGTGGCAGAGGAGGCTATGATCGGGGCGGCTACCGAGGCCGAGGCGGGGACCGTGGGGGCTTCCGAGGGGGCCggggtggtggggacagaggTGGCTTTGGCCCTGGCAAGATGGACTCCAG GGGTGAGCACAGACAGGATCGCAGGGAGAGGCCGTATTAG
- the FUS gene encoding RNA-binding protein FUS isoform X4: MASNDYTQQATQSYGAYPTQPGQGYSQQSNQPYGQQSYGGYGQSDTSGYGQSSYGSSYGQTQNSYGTQSAPQGYGSTGGYGSSQSSQSSYGQQSSYPGYGQQPAPSSTSGSYGGSSQSGSYGQPQSGGYGQQSGYGGQQQGYGQQQSSYNPPQGYGQQNQYNSSTGGNYGQDQSSMSGGGGGYGGQDQSGGGGGYGGGQQDRGGRGRGGGGGYNRSSGGYEPRGRGGGRGGRGGMGGSDRGGFNKFGGPRDQGSRHDSEQDNSDNNTIFVQGLGENVTIESVADYFKQIGIIKTNKKTGQPMINLYTDRETGKLKGEATVSFDDPPSAKAAIDWFDGKEFSGNPIKVSFATRRADFNRGGGNGRGGRGRGGPMGRGGYGGGGSGGGGRGGFPSGGGGGGGQQRAGDWKCPNPICENMNFSWRNECNQCKAPKPDGPGGGPGGSHMGGNYGDDRRGGRGGYDRGGYRGRGGDRGGFRGGRGGGDRGGFGPGKMDSRGEHRQDRRERPY; encoded by the exons ATGGCCTCAAACG acTATACCCAACAAGCAACCCAAAG ctaTGGGGCGTACCCCACCCAGCCTGGGCAGGGCTATTCCCAGCAGAGCAATCAGCCCTATGGACAGCAGAGTTACGGTGGTTATGGCCAGTCAGACACTTCAGGCTATGGCCAGAGCAGCTATGGTTCTTCTTATGGACAGACCCAGAACA GCTATGGCACTCAGTCAGCTCCCCAAGGATATGGCTCAACTGGTGGCTATGGCAGTAGCCAGAGTTCTCAGTCATCTTATGGGCAACAGTCCTCTTATCCTGGCTATGGCCAGCAGCCAGCTCCTAGCAGCACCTCGGGAAG ttACGGTGGTAGTTCTCAGAGCGGCAGCTATGGGCAGCCCCAAAGTGGGGGCTATGGCCAGCAGTCTGGCTATGGTGGACAGCAGCAAGGCTATGGACAGCAGCAAAGCTCCTATAATCCCCCTCAAGGCTATGGACAGCAGAACCAGTACAACAGTAGCactggag GTAACTATGGCCAAGATCAGTCCTCCATGAGTGGAGGTGGCGGCGGTTATGGCGGTCAGGACCAgagtggtggtggcggtggctaCGGGGGAGGCCAGCAGGACCGTGGGGGCCGCGGCCGGGGCGGTGGCGGTGGTTACAACCGCAGCAGTGGTGGCTATGAACCCAGAGGTCGTGGAGGTGGCCGTGGAGGCAGAGGCGGCATGGG CGGAAGTGACCGTGGTGGCTTCAATAAATTTGGTG GCCCTCGGGACCAAGGATCACGTCATGACTCTG AACAGGATAATTCAGACAACAACACCATCTTCGTGCAAGGCTTGGGCGAAAATGTTACAATTGAGTCTGTGGCTGATTACTTCAAGCAGATTGGTATTATTAAG acaaataagaaaacaggacAGCCCATGATTAATCTGTACACAGACAGAGAAACAGGCAAGCTGAAGGGAGAGGCAACGGTATCATTTGATGACCCACCTTCTGCTAAAGCAGCTATTGACTGGTTTGATG GTAAAGAATTCTCCGGGAATCCCATTAAGGTATCATTTGCTACTCGGCGAGCAGACTTCAATCGGGGTGGTGGCAATGGTCGTGGAGGCCGAGGGCGAGGAG GACCCATGGGCCGTGGAGGCTATGgaggtggtggtagtggtggcgGTGGCCGGGGAGGATTCCCcagtggaggtggtggtggcggtggacAGCAGCGAGCTGGTGACTGGAAGTGTCCTAATCC TATATGTGAGAACATGAACTTCTCTTGGAGGAATGAATGCAACCAGTGTAAGGCCCCTAAACCAGATGGCCCAGGAGGAGGACCAGGAGGCTCTCATATGG GGGGTAACTATGGAGACGATCGTCGTGGTGGCAGAGGAGGCTATGATCGGGGCGGCTACCGAGGCCGAGGCGGGGACCGTGGGGGCTTCCGAGGGGGCCggggtggtggggacagaggTGGCTTTGGCCCTGGCAAGATGGACTCCAG GGGTGAGCACAGACAGGATCGCAGGGAGAGGCCGTATTAG
- the FUS gene encoding RNA-binding protein FUS isoform X3 — MASNDYTQQATQSYGAYPTQPGQGYSQQSNQPYGQQSYGGYGQSDTSGYGQSSYGSSYGQTQNTGYGTQSAPQGYGSTGGYGSSQSSQSSYGQQSSYPGYGQQPAPSSTSGSYGGSSQSGSYGQPQSGGYGQQSGYGGQQQGYGQQQSSYNPPQGYGQQNQYNSSTGGNYGQDQSSMSGGGGGYGGQDQSGGGGGYGGGQQDRGGRGRGGGGGYNRSSGGYEPRGRGGGRGGRGGMGGSDRGGFNKFGGPRDQGSRHDSEQDNSDNNTIFVQGLGENVTIESVADYFKQIGIIKTNKKTGQPMINLYTDRETGKLKGEATVSFDDPPSAKAAIDWFDGKEFSGNPIKVSFATRRADFNRGGGNGRGGRGRGGPMGRGGYGGGGSGGGGRGGFPSGGGGGGGQQRAGDWKCPNPICENMNFSWRNECNQCKAPKPDGPGGGPGGSHMGGNYGDDRRGGRGGYDRGGYRGRGGDRGGFRGGRGGGDRGGFGPGKMDSRGEHRQDRRERPY; from the exons ATGGCCTCAAACG acTATACCCAACAAGCAACCCAAAG ctaTGGGGCGTACCCCACCCAGCCTGGGCAGGGCTATTCCCAGCAGAGCAATCAGCCCTATGGACAGCAGAGTTACGGTGGTTATGGCCAGTCAGACACTTCAGGCTATGGCCAGAGCAGCTATGGTTCTTCTTATGGACAGACCCAGAACA CAGGCTATGGCACTCAGTCAGCTCCCCAAGGATATGGCTCAACTGGTGGCTATGGCAGTAGCCAGAGTTCTCAGTCATCTTATGGGCAACAGTCCTCTTATCCTGGCTATGGCCAGCAGCCAGCTCCTAGCAGCACCTCGGGAAG ttACGGTGGTAGTTCTCAGAGCGGCAGCTATGGGCAGCCCCAAAGTGGGGGCTATGGCCAGCAGTCTGGCTATGGTGGACAGCAGCAAGGCTATGGACAGCAGCAAAGCTCCTATAATCCCCCTCAAGGCTATGGACAGCAGAACCAGTACAACAGTAGCactggag GTAACTATGGCCAAGATCAGTCCTCCATGAGTGGAGGTGGCGGCGGTTATGGCGGTCAGGACCAgagtggtggtggcggtggctaCGGGGGAGGCCAGCAGGACCGTGGGGGCCGCGGCCGGGGCGGTGGCGGTGGTTACAACCGCAGCAGTGGTGGCTATGAACCCAGAGGTCGTGGAGGTGGCCGTGGAGGCAGAGGCGGCATGGG CGGAAGTGACCGTGGTGGCTTCAATAAATTTGGTG GCCCTCGGGACCAAGGATCACGTCATGACTCTG AACAGGATAATTCAGACAACAACACCATCTTCGTGCAAGGCTTGGGCGAAAATGTTACAATTGAGTCTGTGGCTGATTACTTCAAGCAGATTGGTATTATTAAG acaaataagaaaacaggacAGCCCATGATTAATCTGTACACAGACAGAGAAACAGGCAAGCTGAAGGGAGAGGCAACGGTATCATTTGATGACCCACCTTCTGCTAAAGCAGCTATTGACTGGTTTGATG GTAAAGAATTCTCCGGGAATCCCATTAAGGTATCATTTGCTACTCGGCGAGCAGACTTCAATCGGGGTGGTGGCAATGGTCGTGGAGGCCGAGGGCGAGGAG GACCCATGGGCCGTGGAGGCTATGgaggtggtggtagtggtggcgGTGGCCGGGGAGGATTCCCcagtggaggtggtggtggcggtggacAGCAGCGAGCTGGTGACTGGAAGTGTCCTAATCC TATATGTGAGAACATGAACTTCTCTTGGAGGAATGAATGCAACCAGTGTAAGGCCCCTAAACCAGATGGCCCAGGAGGAGGACCAGGAGGCTCTCATATGG GGGGTAACTATGGAGACGATCGTCGTGGTGGCAGAGGAGGCTATGATCGGGGCGGCTACCGAGGCCGAGGCGGGGACCGTGGGGGCTTCCGAGGGGGCCggggtggtggggacagaggTGGCTTTGGCCCTGGCAAGATGGACTCCAG GGGTGAGCACAGACAGGATCGCAGGGAGAGGCCGTATTAG